A region from the Lolium perenne isolate Kyuss_39 chromosome 4, Kyuss_2.0, whole genome shotgun sequence genome encodes:
- the LOC127297398 gene encoding short-chain dehydrogenase TIC 32 B, chloroplastic: MLQAARYLLGSPGASGFGSKSTADEVTSACPDLSSLTAIITGATSGIGAETARVLAKRGARVVIPARNVKAAEDMRARILGEFPGADVLVLHLDLSSLASVRAFADRFLALGLPLHLLINNAGKFSHGQLALSEDGVEMTFATNYLGHFLLTKLLLGRMAETAAATGVQGRIVNVSSSVHSWFSGDWADYLSQVTRRKIAYDATQAYAVSKLANVLHTKELAVQLREMGADITVNCVHPGIVRTRLNRDREGIVTDLVFVLLSKLLKTIPQAAATTCYAAAHPRLAGVSGRYFADCNEAQPSPAATSRREAARLWQASEAMISGGITQQGGGIPVLQPDRNI, from the exons ATGCTGCAGGCGGCCAGGTACCTTCTTGGCTCCCCGGGCGCGAGCGGGTTCGGCTCCAAGAGCACCGCCGACGAGGTGACCTCCGCGTGCCCGGACCTCAGCTCCCTCACCGCGATCATCACCGGCGCGACGTCGGGGATCGGGGCAGAGACGGCCCGCGTGCTGGCGAAGCGCGGGGCTCGGGTGGTCATCCCGGCGCGGAACGTCAAGGCCGCCGAGGACATGCGCGCGCGCATCCTCGGCGAGTTCCCCGGCGCCGACGTCCTCGTGCTCCATCTCGACCTCAGCTCCCTCGCCTCCGTGCGCGCCTTCGCCGACCGGTTCCTCGCGCTCGGCCTGCCCCTCCACCTCCTCAT AAACAACGCGGGCAAGTTCTCGCACGGGCAACTGGCGCTGTCGGAGGACGGCGTGGAGATGACCTTCGCCACCAACTACCTGGGCCACTTCCTGCTCACCAAGCTGCTGCTGGGGAGGATGGCGGAGACAGCGGCGGCGACGGGCGTGCAGGGGCGCATCGTCAACGTCTCCTCCAGCGTCCACAGCTGGTTCTCCGGCGACTGGGCGGACTACCTCAGCCAAGTCACCCGCCGCAAGAT AGCCTACGACGCGACGCAGGCGTACGCGGTGTCGAAGCTCGCCAACGTGCTGCACACCAAGGAGCTCGCCGTCCAGCTCCGGGAGATGGGCGCCGACATCACCGTGAACTGCGTCCACCCCGGCATCGTCAGGACTAGACTCAACCGCGACCGGGAGGGCATCGTCACAGATCTGGTGTTCGTGCTGCTGTCCAAGCTGCTCAAGACAATCCCACAG GCTGCGGCGACCACCTGCTACGCGGCGGCGCACCCGAGGCTGGCCGGAGTCTCGGGCCGCTACTTCGCCGACTGCAACGAGGCGCAGCCGTCGCCGGCAGCTACCAGCCGACGAGAGGCCGCGCGCCTCTGGCAGGCGTCGGAGGCCATGATCTCCGGCGGCATAACCCAGCAAGGCGGTGGTATTCCCGTGCTACAGCCAGACAGGAACATCTGA